The stretch of DNA AAATAGTGAATTCACAAAACAAATTCCTGTTTTTGTAGATGAATTAAAAAATAAAGAGTATCAAATTAAAGCAATTCCGTACTCATTACGATCAATTATAAAAAAATAATATATTTATTAGGAGAAAAAGATAGATGTCAACAGCAATATTTTTTGCAAGTACTACAGGAAATTCAGATGAAGTGGCAAGTAAAATCTCATCTGCATTAGGTAAAATAGAAGTATTTAATTTAGCAAATACAAAAGTTGAGAGAATCAATGAATATGATAAAATAATTTTAGGTGGTTCAACATGGGGAGATGGTGAATTAAATGATGACTGGGAAGATGCTTGGGGAGATTTTTGTAAATTAAATTTATCAAAAAAAACTGTTGCACTTTTTGGTTTAGGAGATCAAGAAAGTTATAGTGATGAATTTTGTAGTGCTTTAGGTGAAATATACAAACAAGTTGTTAGTTTAGGAGCAACAGTTGTAGGATTTACTTCAACAAACGGTTATCATCATGATAGTTCAAAGGCACAAATTGATAATAAATTTGTTGGATTAGTTATTGATGAAGACAATCAAAGTGAATTAACAGATAAAAGAATTGAAGATTGGGTAAAAGATATAAAAGAAGATATTTTATAATATAAAAAGAATAAATTAAGATTTTATCTTAATTTATTCTTGACAAGTTTCACAAGTCCCATACAACTGCATAGAATGACTTACAATTTTAAATTTATTCTTTTTAGCAATTTTATCTTGTCTTTTTTCTATTTCATCATCCATAAATTCGATAATTTTTCCACAATTAGTACAAATTAAATGATCATGATGAGATTTTGAATTACTTTCATATTTTTTTCCATCCGTACCAAAAGTAATAGAAGTAATTAAATCTACTTCTTCTAAAAAACTAAGAGCTCTATAAACAGTAGCTATTCCGATATTTGAATTAGGATATCTCTTTTTAATTTCATTATATACTTCTTCTGCAGTTAAATGTTCTTTTGCATGTAACAAAATACTAAGAACTATTTCTCTTTGTTCTGTATACTTTAATCCCTTTTGTTTAACAATTTTTTTTAATTCATCAATAATTTCTTCGTTATTATTTTCGCTTAACATTAAAATACACCTTTAAAATTTTTATAGCAAATTAGTATATCTAAAGTTAACAAAAAATTACAAATATTGTTTCTTGATTAATATCAAATATAAGAAAGGATTATTACATTATAATAATAGTTGTTAATCTTACTAAGGCTCATTTATGACATTAAATCAATTAAAAATCAATGAAAGCGCAATGATAACAGCTATTAATTGTGATGAAATATTAAAAAACAGACTCTACTCTTTTGGAATCAGCAAAGGTATAAAGATAAGTATTGTTCAGTTTACACTGACAAAAAGCACAATTGAAATAAAAGTTGATCAATCTAAAATAGCTTTGAGATTAAATGAAGCTTCAAAAATAGAAGTTATACGTGGTTAATAATACTATTAAAATTGCCCTTGTTGGACAGCCAAATGTTGGTAAATCAATGCTTATTAACTCTATTTCAAATGCTCGATTAAAAGTTGGGAATTTTTCTGGAGTTACAGTTACAAAAGAACAAGTATTTTTAAATTATAAAAATTTTAATATTGAAATTATTGATTTACCTGGTGCTTATTCTTTAAATGAATATACAATTGAAGAAAAAGTTACAAAAGATTTTCTAAATAATGAAGAATATGACATTATATTAAATGTTCTTGATTCAACAAATCTCCAAAGAAACCTTCTTTTAACTGCTGAGCTTTTAACACTTGATAAAAAAATGATACTTGCATTAAATATGAGTGATGAAGCACAAAAAGAATCAATTCTTATTGATGAAATACAATTAAGTAAAATTCTTGGTAAACCTTGTATAAAAACAAGTGCTGCAAAAAAAATTGGACTAACAAAACTATTAGATGAAATAATCTTAAAATTCCAAACAGAAAAAGTAGGAAATAAACTATTTTTTTCAGATGTAATAGAAGAGGAAATAAAAAATATTTCTAAAGTTTTAGAAGAAAATAGCTATGAAAGCTATCAAATACATAGACAAATTGCTATAAATCTTTTAAAAGAGGATAAAAATACATATAAAAAATTCCACGATGAACCAATCTGGATAAAAATTCAACCAGTTTTAACTGAAGCTTTCGAACACTTATTTATTCATTTTAATACTAAAAATATAAAAGATATTTTTAATGAAGAAAAGTTTGCTTTTGCAAAAGGTGCCGTTACAGAAACTGTAAAAAAAAAAATATAACAAAAACAACTCTAACAGAAAAGTTTGATTCGATATTAATTCATAAATTCTTTGGATTACCAATTTTTTTATTTTTTATGTGGGGATTATTTCAATTAACTTTTGAAATTGGAAATATTCCTATGGAAATTATTGATTCATTTTTTGCAACTATAATTGATAAAACAAAAGAGATTTTAGGAGATAATGAGTTTTCATCAATTATTGCAGATGGAGCAATTTCAGGAGTTGGTTCAGTAGTTTTATTTTTACCAAATATTGTAATACTTTTTTTTGGAATAGCTTTACTTGAAACAACAGGTTATATGAGTAGAGTTGCATTTTTATTAGATGGTTTTTTCCATAAGTTTGGTTTACATGGAAAATCTTTTATTCCGCTTGTAACTGGTTTTGGATGTTCAGTTCCTGCATATATGGCTGCAAGAACATTAAAAAATGAAAGAGATAGACTTTTAACTTTATTTATCATTGGATTTATGTCTTGTGGTGCAAGATTACCAATATATGTACTATTTGTTGGAGCATTTTTTTCTGAACATAATGCAGGAAATATCTTATTCTTTATTTATATATGTGGCGCAATTTTTGGTTTAATTGCAGCTAAAATTCTAAAAATAATTGTATTTAAAAGTGAAGATGAACCTTTTGTTATGGAAATGCCAAAATATAGATTGCCTTCATTTAGACTAATTTATCATACCGTTTCAAATCAAGCAATAATGTATTTAAGAAAAGCAGGAACTTATATACTTGCTGCTTCATTATTAATTTGGTTTGCAAGTAATTATCCAAAACATTTAGATATTGAAAACTCATTTAGCAATAAAATAGAATTAGCAATAAATAACGATGAAAGAATTATCCTTGAAAATGAATTAGCACAATATAATCTAGAACACTCATACTTAGGATATGTTGGTAAATATTCTATGCCTTTATTTGAACCTTTAGGATTTGATTGGAAAATGACTATTGCCTTAGAAACGGGTTTAGCAGCAAAAGAGATTGTAGTTTCAACGTTATCAATTTTATATGGTCTTGGAAGTGAAAATGATGAATCATCTTCAAGTTTAATGGAAAAAATAAAAAATAATATCCCAATTGAATCTGCAATATCATTTATTGTTTTTGTAATGATTTATTTACCTTGTTTAGCAGCATCAATGGTTTTTGCGAAAGAAGCAGGAAACTGGAAATATTTAGCTTATTTATTTATCTTTACTACTGTTAGTGCATGGTTTTTATCTTTCATTGCTTACAATATATCTAAAATATTACTTACTTAAAAGCCTGAAGAAATAATCCATTAATAAATAAAGATAGAGCATCAAATTAAAGAAGTAAAAAGGGTGGTGCTCACAATCGGAATCGAACCGATAACCTCTTCCTTACCATGGAATTGCTCTACCGTTGGAGCTATGCAAGCAGAATAAAAAGAAACATATATAAATAAAAGTATAAAAAACAATAAGATCAATTATAGCAAGATTAATAGGATAAAAAGCAAGCTAAAAACAAGCCCCAGAAAAAAGCGGAGCTAAAAAAAAAGCTTCTTCCTAAAAGAACTTGGAAAGTTCAGATAGGAAAAAGCTTAGTGTGTAAAAACTCAAGAGCTGGCAGCGGCCTACGTTTCCACCAGGGGACCCGGCAGTATTATCGGCGATGAAGTGCTTGACTTCCAGGTTCGGAATGGGACTGGGTATTTCCACTTCTCTATAGCCACCAGCAAAGTTGAGTGTAAAAAGTAAGAATAGGTACTCTTTACACTCAACTCAAACTAGAGTTAAGAAAAAATAATGTTAAAGTCTTTTGTTCTTTCTAAAAAAAAACACAATGTGTCTTAAAAATATATATAGTATATATTTAATAAGATAGTAAACCAAAGAATTGTTTTAAATAAGCCAAACGTTCTATTAGTACTGGTCAGCTAAACGACTTACATCGCTTACACATCCAGCCTATCAACCAGCTAGTCTTGCTGGGAACTTCAGGGAAAGTTAATCTTAGAGTTGGCTTCGAGCTTAGATGCTTTCAGCTCTTATCACATCCGTACGTAGCTACCCAACGATGCTCTTGGCAGAACAATTGGTACACCAGTGGTACGTTCATCCCGGTCCTCTCGTACTAGGGACAAATCTCTTCAACTTTCCTACGCCCACGGAAGATAGGGACCGAACTGTCTCACGACGTTCTGAACCCAGCTCGCGTACCGCTTTAAATGGCGAACAGCCATACCCTTGGGACCTACTTCAGCCCCAGGATGCGATGAGCCGACATCGAGGTGCCAAACCTCCCCGTCGATGTGAGCTCTTGGGGGAGATCAGCCTGTTATCCCCGGCGTACCTTTTATCCTTTGAGCGATGGCCCTTCCACACAGAACCACCGGATCACTATGACCGACTTTCGTCTCTGTTCGACTTGTATGTCTCACAGTCAAGCTAGTTTATGCCATTATACTCAACTGGCGATTTCCATCCGCCATGAACTAACCTTTGTAAGCCTCCGTTACTTTTTAGGAGGCGACCGCCCCAGTCAAACTACCCACCAGACATTGTCCTGATACAAGATAATTGTACGCAGTTAGTAACTCAAATATTCAAGGGTGGTATCTCAAGGATGGCTCCGACTCTACTTGCGTCTAGTCATCATAGCCTCCCACCTATCCTGCACATGAATATCCAAGCTACAGTGTCAAGCTGTAGTAAAGGTGCACGGGGTCTTTCCGTCTTTCCGCGGGTAGGAGGAATTTTCACCTCCACTACAATTTCACTGGATCCCTGGTTGAGACAGCTCCCATCTCGTTACGCCATTCATGCAGGTCGGTATTTAACCGACAAGGAATTTCGCTACCTTAGGACCGTTATAGTTACGGCCGCCGTTTACTCGGGCTTCAATCAAATGCTTCGCTTGCGCTGACATCATCAGTTAACCTTCGAGCACCGGGCAGGCGTCACACCTTATACATCCACTTACGTGTTAGCAAAGTGCTGTGTTTTTGGTAAACAGTCGGGAGGGACTCTTTGTTGCAACCTCTCTAGCTTTTTGGAGCAAGTCCATATACCAAAGTAGGCACACCTTATACCGAAGATACGGTGCTAGTTTGCAGAGTTCCTTAACCAGGGTTCTTCCACGCGCCTTAGAATACTCATCCCACCCACCTGTGTCGGTTTACGGTACGGGCAACATACAATATACTTAGTGGCTTTTCTTGGCACGACAGTATCATCGATTCTCCATCTCCTCCGAAGAGTGTCAAGAGCCTGTAAGATCTCGGTCTTATGATACCCGGATTTGCCTAAGTATCAACCTACGTCCTTCGACCCACTATTCCATCAGTGAGCTCGATTAACTCTATGCGTCCCCACATCGCGCTTGTATGTTGGTATTGAAATATTAATCAATTTGCCATCGTCTACCCCTTTCGGACTCGACTTAGGACCCGACTAACCCTACGATGACGAGCATCGCGTAGGAAACCTTGGGTTTTCGGCGTTGAGGATTCTCACCTCAATTATCGCTACTCATGCCTGCATGCTCACTTCTATCCGCTCCAACGCTCCTTGCCGGTACATCTTCAACGCTGAATAGAACGCTCTCCTACCACTCGAATAAATTCGAATCTAAAGCTTCGGTGCACATCTTAGCCCCGTTATATTTTCCGCGCAGAATCACTAGACCAGTGAGCTGTTACGCTTTCTTT from Arcobacter suis CECT 7833 encodes:
- a CDS encoding flavodoxin, with the protein product MSTAIFFASTTGNSDEVASKISSALGKIEVFNLANTKVERINEYDKIILGGSTWGDGELNDDWEDAWGDFCKLNLSKKTVALFGLGDQESYSDEFCSALGEIYKQVVSLGATVVGFTSTNGYHHDSSKAQIDNKFVGLVIDEDNQSELTDKRIEDWVKDIKEDIL
- a CDS encoding Fur family transcriptional regulator, with the translated sequence MLSENNNEEIIDELKKIVKQKGLKYTEQREIVLSILLHAKEHLTAEEVYNEIKKRYPNSNIGIATVYRALSFLEEVDLITSITFGTDGKKYESNSKSHHDHLICTNCGKIIEFMDDEIEKRQDKIAKKNKFKIVSHSMQLYGTCETCQE
- a CDS encoding FeoA family protein — encoded protein: MTLNQLKINESAMITAINCDEILKNRLYSFGISKGIKISIVQFTLTKSTIEIKVDQSKIALRLNEASKIEVIRG